From one Ctenopharyngodon idella isolate HZGC_01 chromosome 15, HZGC01, whole genome shotgun sequence genomic stretch:
- the LOC127496067 gene encoding diablo IAP-binding mitochondrial protein-like isoform X1, with protein MQAFRNCGVCASGSLLKGRTDFLVARRNMAVLRRTAACVQLLKDKANVFCSSPVHQRLLRLPEVARSNAVAFSVGSTLCAVPFTQQVENLSHESLIRRASCLVTDSANTYLSQTTLALVDALTQYAKALHTLIALQKRYITSIGKLTPAEEDSIWQVIIGQRVEVSDRLEECKRFESNWINAIHICELSAEAAYNSGAEHACTATKTNLQVAQSKVEEIRKISKEAQKKLAETKAEEIQRMAEYASSIDINDLEDIPEAYLRED; from the exons ATGCAGGCTTTTAGAAACTGTGGTGTGTGTGCTAGTGGGAGTCTTCTAAAAGGCCGGACCGACTTCCTGGTTGCCCGGAGAAACATGGCAGTGCTGAGACGGACCGCCGCGTGCGTTCAACTTCTCAA GGACAAGGCCAATGTGTTCTGCAGCAGCCCCGTTCATCAGCGTCTCCTGCGCCTGCCGGAGGTCGCCAGATCCAATGCAGTCGCGTTCAGTGTCGGCAGCACCCTCTGTGCGGTTCCTTTTACACAG CAGGTTGAAAACCTCTCGCATGAATCTTTGATTCGTCGGGCATCTTGTCTGGTCACAGACAGTGCCAACACCTATCTCTCTCAGACCACGCTGGCTCTTGTGGATGCCCTCACACAGTATGCCAAG GCACTACATACACTCATTGCCCTTCAGAAGCGATACATTACCTCAATAGGAAAACTGACCCCTGCTGAAGAGGACAGCATTTGGCAGGTGATCATTGGCCAGAGAGTAGAG GTTAGTGATAGATTGGAAGAATGCAAACGCTTTGAGTCAAACTGGATCAATGCCATCCACATCTGTGAGTTGTCAGCAGAGGCAGCCTACAATTCAG GGGCGGAGCATGCATGCACAGCAACAAAGACTAACCTGCAGGTGGCGCAGTCCAAAGTGGAGGAGATTAGAAAGATCTCAAAAGAAGCACAGAAAAAACTGGCTGAGACTAAAGCGGAAGAAATCCAGAGAATGGCTGAATATGCTTCTAGCATTGACATTAATGACCTGGAAGATATTCCAGAGGCCTACCTTCGTGAGGACTAG
- the LOC127496067 gene encoding diablo IAP-binding mitochondrial protein-like isoform X2, whose amino-acid sequence MQAFRNCGVCASGSLLKGRTDFLVARRNMAVLRRTAACVQLLKDKANVFCSSPVHQRLLRLPEVARSNAVAFSVGSTLCAVPFTQVENLSHESLIRRASCLVTDSANTYLSQTTLALVDALTQYAKALHTLIALQKRYITSIGKLTPAEEDSIWQVIIGQRVEVSDRLEECKRFESNWINAIHICELSAEAAYNSGAEHACTATKTNLQVAQSKVEEIRKISKEAQKKLAETKAEEIQRMAEYASSIDINDLEDIPEAYLRED is encoded by the exons ATGCAGGCTTTTAGAAACTGTGGTGTGTGTGCTAGTGGGAGTCTTCTAAAAGGCCGGACCGACTTCCTGGTTGCCCGGAGAAACATGGCAGTGCTGAGACGGACCGCCGCGTGCGTTCAACTTCTCAA GGACAAGGCCAATGTGTTCTGCAGCAGCCCCGTTCATCAGCGTCTCCTGCGCCTGCCGGAGGTCGCCAGATCCAATGCAGTCGCGTTCAGTGTCGGCAGCACCCTCTGTGCGGTTCCTTTTACACAG GTTGAAAACCTCTCGCATGAATCTTTGATTCGTCGGGCATCTTGTCTGGTCACAGACAGTGCCAACACCTATCTCTCTCAGACCACGCTGGCTCTTGTGGATGCCCTCACACAGTATGCCAAG GCACTACATACACTCATTGCCCTTCAGAAGCGATACATTACCTCAATAGGAAAACTGACCCCTGCTGAAGAGGACAGCATTTGGCAGGTGATCATTGGCCAGAGAGTAGAG GTTAGTGATAGATTGGAAGAATGCAAACGCTTTGAGTCAAACTGGATCAATGCCATCCACATCTGTGAGTTGTCAGCAGAGGCAGCCTACAATTCAG GGGCGGAGCATGCATGCACAGCAACAAAGACTAACCTGCAGGTGGCGCAGTCCAAAGTGGAGGAGATTAGAAAGATCTCAAAAGAAGCACAGAAAAAACTGGCTGAGACTAAAGCGGAAGAAATCCAGAGAATGGCTGAATATGCTTCTAGCATTGACATTAATGACCTGGAAGATATTCCAGAGGCCTACCTTCGTGAGGACTAG
- the LOC127495776 gene encoding odorant receptor 131-2-like, which produces MASQNASGDEQMQLIQVDPVRRNISLALTQIFVWPFIYLIFLMLLIFSKKETFRTETRYILFGHSLLVDLIFLCLTDFVVLLSYNFVLLPLHFCIPICMLMEAITACAPLTIIAMCVERYVAICMPLRHHAISTSRRAIMVILMIWILSSINPFVDMFILISTASREYLSQLTHCHYEIMIPDKIRHFARGLLYIVGLVAILIIEVFCYVMIYIAARAASGDNKKSAAKGQRTISLHILQLFLCTAEVMCPYIENVVMEYDIQSYLTVRFINFLAFSITSRAVSPLVYGFRDEKFYAAMAYYIRCKNNTISSDTTKQS; this is translated from the coding sequence ATGGCCAGTCAGAATGCCAGTGGTGATGAGCAGATGCAACTGATCCAAGTTGACCCCGTCCGAAGGAACATTTCACTGGCGCTGACCCAGATCTTTGTTTGGCCCTTTATCTACCTCATCTTCCTCATGCTCTTAATATTCTCCAAGAAAGAGACTTTCAGAACAGAGACACGCTATATATTGTTTGGTCACTCTCTCTTGGTAGACCTAATATTTCTTTGTCTGACAGATTTTGTGGTGCTCTTATCATACAACTTTGTTTTATTACCTCTGCATTTCTGTATCCCCATATGCATGTTAATGGAAGCTATCACAGCATGTGCACCACTGACTATTATAGCCATGTGCGTGGAGCGCTATGTGGCCATTTGCATGCCTCTCCGACATCATGCGATCTCCACCTCTAGAAGAGCCATAATGGTGATTTTAATGATTTGGATCCTGAGCTCCATAAACCCCTTTGTTGATATGTTCATTCTCATCAGCACTGCCTCTCGTGAATACTTGTCTCAACTCACACACTGCCACTATGAGATTATGATTCCGGATAAGATTCGTCATTTTGCTAGGGGTCTGTTGTATATTGTGGGGCTTGTGGCTATTTTGATCATTGAAGTCTTTTGTTATGTAATGATATATATTGCTGCACGTGCAGCATCTGGTGACAATAAGAAGTCAGCAGCAAAAGGGCAGCGAACCATTTCCCTCCACATCCTTCAGCTGTTTTTATGTACTGCCGAGGTGATGTGCCCTTACATTGAGAATGTAGTTATGGAGTATGATATTCAATCATATCTGACTGTCCGATTTATAAATTTCCTGGCATTTAGTATCACTTCTAGAGCAGTAAGTCCTCTCGTCTATGGGTTCAGAGATGAGAAATTCTATGCAGCTATGGCTTACTATATCAGATGCAAAAACAACACCATCTCATCTGACACAACTAAACAATCATGA
- the LOC127495555 gene encoding odorant receptor 131-2-like, which yields MASQNASGDEQMQLIQVDPVRRNISLALTQIFVWPFIYLIFLMLLIFSKKETFRTETRYILFGHSLLVDLIFLCLTDFVVLLSYNFVLLPLHFCIPICMLTEAVAVSAPLTIGAMCVERYVAICMPLRHHAISTSRRAIMVILMIWILSSINPFVDMFILISTASREYLSQLTHCHYEIMIPDKIRHFARGLLYIVGLVAILIIEVFCYVMIYIAARAASGDKKSAAKGQRTISLHILQLLLCTAEVMCPYIEAVVMEYDIHSYLTVRFINFLAFSITSRAVSPLVYGFRDEKFYAAMAYYIRCKNNVISSDTDKL from the coding sequence ATGGCCAGTCAGAATGCCAGTGGTGATGAGCAGATGCAACTGATCCAAGTTGACCCCGTCCGGAGGAACATTTCACTGGCGCTGACCCAGATCTTTGTGTGGCCCTTCATCTACCTCATCTTCCTCATGCTCTTAATATTCTCCAAGAAAGAGACTTTCAGAACAGAGACACGCTATATATTGTTTGGTCACTCTCTCTTGGTAGACCTAATATTTCTTTGTCTGACAGATTTTGTGGTGCTCTTATCATACAACTTTGTTTTATTACCTCTGCATTTCTGTATCCCCATATGCATGTTAACGGAAGCAGTTGCAGTAAGTGCACCATTAACCATCGGTGCCATGTGTGTGGAGCGCTATGTGGCCATTTGCATGCCTCTCCGACATCATGCGATCTCCACCTCTAGAAGAGCTATAATGGTGATTTTAATGATTTGGATCCTGAGCTCCATAAACCCCTTTGTTGATATGTTCATTCTCATCAGCACTGCCTCTCGTGAATACTTGTCTCAGCTCACACACTGCCACTATGAGATTATGATTCCGGATAAGATTCGTCATTTTGCTAGGGGTCTGTTGTATATTGTGGGGCTTGTGGCTATTTTGATCATTGAAGTCTTTTGTTATGTAATGATATATATTGCTGCACGCGCAGCATCTGGTGACAAGAAGTCAGCAGCAAAAGGGCAGCGAACCATTTCCCTCCACATCCTTCAGCTGCTTTTATGTACTGCCGAGGTGATGTGCCCTTACATTGAGGCTGTAGTTATGGAGTATGATATTCATTCATATCTGACTGTCCGATTTATAAATTTCCTGGCATTTAGTATCACTTCTAGAGCAGTAAGTCCTCTTGTCTATGGGTTCAGAGATGAGAAATTCTATGCAGCCATGGCTTACTATATCAGATGCAAAAACAATGTTATCTCATCTGACACTGATAAACTATAA
- the LOC127495602 gene encoding odorant receptor 131-2-like, whose translation MQNLTELPGNTTSSNNLSVIVKVCVVIPLFIAFLFFILLTLYIFASHRQFFDSSRYILFTYMLMNDTLQLLSSVSLFLLAMGGVQFAVVYCAPLLFVSTATFLNTPLILSTMSLERYVAIFYPLHRPAIWRPEWIWIIILSLWFISCILPTIDFVLMRLKPGVDVHSTPLLCKNTVLNASPIQALFKVSLNGIFFAVVAVVILFTYIRILLETRQMRQDRVSVSKALHTVLLHGLQLLLSMMAFSQPIAELLLVQRVSLSQADMSFIYYFCFILLPRFLSPLIYGLRDESLRSYVKKAMPCYGARIDPHKEVKMTK comes from the coding sequence ATGCAGAATCTGACAGAACTCCCAGGCAACACGACATCCAGCAATAACCTCTCTGTCATTGTGAAGGTGTGTGTGGTGATCCCACTCTTCATTGCCTTCCTGTTCTTCATCCTCCTGACGTTGTACATCTTTGCATCTCACAGGCAGTTCTTTGACAGCTCCCGTTATATCCTTTTCACCTACATGCTGATGAATGACACCCTGCAGCTGCTCTCCTCCGTGTCCCTCTTCTTGCTAGCAATGGGCGGGGTGCAGTTTGCAGTCGTCTACTGTGCTCCACTGCTGTTTGTGTCCACTGCTACCTTCCTAAACACCCCACTCATCCTTTCCACCATGTCACTGGAGCGCTACGTGGCCATTTTCTACCCACTTCACCGTCCTGCCATCTGGAGGCCGGAATGGATTTGGATCATCATATTAAGTCTGTGGTTCATCAGCTGCATCCTGCCCACTATCGACTTTGTCTTGATGCGGCTCAAGCCGGGTGTAGATGTCCATTCGACCCCTTTGCTCTGCAAGAACACTGTGCTCAATGCTTCTCCTATTCAAGCTCTGTTCAAAGTGAGCCTCAATGGGATCTTCTTTGCAGTGGTCGCTGTGGTCATCCTCTTTACGTACATTCGGATCCTTCTGGAGACCCGTCAGATGCGGCAGGACCGAGTGTCAGTAAGCAAGGCTCTGCACACAGTGCTACTTCATGGGCTCCAGTTGCTCCTCAGCATGATGGCTTTCTCACAACCTATCGCAGAACTCTTACTTGTCCAGCGTGTCAGCTTATCTCAAGCAGATATGTCTTTCATCTACTATTTCTGCTTCATTCTGCTTCCTCGCTTTCTGAGCCCGCTCATTTACGGCCTTAGAGACGAGAGCCTTAGAAGCTATGTGAAGAAAGCCATGCCTTGTTATGGTGCACGTATTGACCCACATAAAGAAGTCAAAATGACTAAATAA